A stretch of the uncultured Desulfobacter sp. genome encodes the following:
- a CDS encoding DUF1611 domain-containing protein, with protein MNPTYKEHTNRIYMGTAVVLTRGLFHLNDAKTAHGLVRGTERFTIMGVIDEVNAGKDAGVVLDGTQRDIPIFSSVKAFTDATGTTPDYAVIGVALCGGRLDDDWQALVLDVMSQGISIVNGLHMPLSDIPAFKASAEKYDVEIIDFRRSKPFDQLKYWTGQVFDVTTPRIAVLGTDCAVGKRTTSRMLVQMCRANAIKTEMIFTGQTGWLQGAPYGFILDATPNDFVCGELEAAIVECAEKSNPDLMIIEGQSGLRNPLGPCGAELIVSGNAKGVILQHTPFRNFFDTVEGFGCRLPTVEDEIKLIEMYGAKVIAVTLNGEGGSREDLVRYVQQLKTTTQLPVLDPLNDDPSMLLSVIRAFLNNYNTEKR; from the coding sequence ATGAACCCAACTTACAAAGAACATACTAACCGGATTTATATGGGAACCGCTGTGGTCCTGACCCGTGGCCTGTTCCACCTTAATGATGCTAAAACCGCCCATGGTCTTGTGCGGGGAACCGAAAGGTTTACGATTATGGGCGTCATTGATGAGGTCAACGCCGGCAAGGACGCCGGTGTCGTGCTGGACGGTACTCAAAGGGACATTCCCATTTTTTCCAGTGTCAAGGCATTCACCGACGCCACAGGTACAACCCCGGATTATGCGGTCATCGGGGTGGCACTGTGCGGCGGGCGGCTGGATGATGATTGGCAGGCCCTTGTCTTGGATGTCATGTCCCAGGGAATTTCTATAGTAAACGGACTGCATATGCCGTTATCAGATATCCCGGCATTCAAGGCCTCCGCCGAAAAATACGATGTTGAGATCATTGATTTCAGGCGCAGCAAACCCTTTGACCAGCTTAAATACTGGACCGGACAAGTCTTTGACGTTACCACCCCCAGAATCGCCGTGCTGGGCACGGACTGTGCGGTGGGTAAACGCACCACCAGCCGAATGCTTGTGCAGATGTGCCGGGCAAACGCAATTAAAACGGAAATGATTTTCACCGGACAGACCGGGTGGCTTCAAGGCGCCCCGTACGGTTTTATTCTGGATGCCACCCCCAATGATTTTGTCTGCGGAGAGCTTGAAGCGGCCATTGTTGAATGTGCGGAAAAATCCAATCCGGATCTCATGATTATAGAAGGCCAGTCTGGGCTGCGTAATCCCTTGGGTCCCTGCGGTGCGGAATTGATTGTGTCCGGTAATGCAAAGGGGGTGATCCTGCAGCATACGCCTTTCAGAAATTTTTTTGACACGGTGGAGGGCTTTGGCTGTCGCCTGCCCACGGTCGAAGATGAGATTAAGCTCATTGAAATGTACGGGGCAAAGGTGATTGCTGTGACGCTGAACGGTGAAGGCGGCAGCCGTGAAGACCTTGTTCGGTACGTACAGCAATTGAAGACAACCACACAACTGCCGGTGCTTGATCCCCTGAACGATGATCCATCAATGCTTTTATCTGTAATCAGGGCCTTCCTCAACAATTACAATACCGAAAAACGATAG
- a CDS encoding iron ABC transporter substrate-binding protein gives MKTKLSWLWGFLFLILSVFPANAKTIVDSTGKTVAVPEHVSRILCSGPGALRLITYFNAQKLVVAVDDMETARKQFDARPYAIANPQYKNLPVFGEFRGNDDPEKILGLATPPQVIFKTYASMGYDPVELSQKTGIPVVVLGYGNLAAQRDIIYKSLRIVGQVLGREERAETLIGFFNKQIAELNDRTASIENKKSCFVGGIAHKGPHGFLSTEPNYPPFEFVNADNIARTSEIKVQNLSQSTFSKEKLLEENPDVLFLDLSTLQMGEGHGGLYELKTDPVFQALDAVIDGRVYGVLPYNWYTQNFGSILADAWYVGKVLYPDQFADVDSAKKADEIYDFLLSAKVYADMDALFQNKAFKPVDLGAK, from the coding sequence ATGAAGACGAAACTTTCATGGTTATGGGGCTTTTTGTTTCTGATTTTGTCTGTTTTTCCGGCAAATGCAAAGACTATTGTGGACAGTACGGGTAAAACCGTGGCAGTCCCGGAGCACGTCAGCCGCATCCTCTGCTCGGGTCCGGGGGCTTTGCGCCTGATCACCTATTTCAATGCCCAGAAGCTGGTGGTGGCGGTGGATGATATGGAAACGGCCAGGAAGCAGTTTGATGCACGGCCCTATGCCATTGCCAATCCCCAGTACAAAAACTTGCCGGTGTTCGGGGAGTTCAGGGGCAACGATGATCCTGAAAAAATTTTGGGGCTTGCAACACCGCCCCAAGTCATTTTTAAAACCTATGCCTCCATGGGGTATGATCCGGTTGAATTGTCACAAAAAACCGGTATCCCGGTGGTGGTGCTGGGATATGGCAATCTTGCCGCCCAAAGGGATATTATTTACAAAAGTCTGCGGATCGTCGGTCAGGTCCTGGGCCGGGAAGAACGGGCCGAAACATTGATCGGTTTTTTTAACAAGCAGATCGCTGAACTCAACGATCGCACTGCATCCATTGAAAACAAAAAATCGTGTTTTGTCGGCGGCATTGCCCATAAAGGCCCCCATGGATTTTTGAGCACCGAACCCAATTATCCACCCTTTGAATTCGTGAATGCAGACAACATTGCAAGGACTTCTGAAATTAAAGTGCAAAACCTTTCCCAGTCAACGTTTTCCAAAGAGAAACTGCTGGAAGAAAATCCTGACGTTTTGTTCCTGGACCTTTCCACCTTGCAGATGGGAGAAGGCCATGGCGGGCTTTATGAATTAAAAACAGATCCCGTATTCCAGGCATTGGATGCCGTGATTGATGGCCGGGTATACGGGGTGTTGCCCTATAACTGGTACACCCAGAATTTTGGTTCCATCCTGGCCGATGCCTGGTATGTGGGAAAGGTGCTTTATCCGGATCAGTTTGCCGATGTGGATTCGGCAAAGAAGGCAGATGAAATTTATGATTTTTTGTTATCCGCCAAAGTCTATGCAGACATGGATGCCCTGTTCCAGAACAAGGCATTCAAGCCGGTTGATTTAGGAGCGAAATAA